In Megalopta genalis isolate 19385.01 chromosome 7, iyMegGena1_principal, whole genome shotgun sequence, a single window of DNA contains:
- the LOC117221605 gene encoding histone H1-I, with protein MEDKTNSGSAAVSENPSSGSSPAKKAAKSKAKAQRSKSSHPPTSEMVNAAIKELKDRKGSSLQAIKKYIASTYKVDGEKLAPFIKRYLKTAVTSGAVVQTKGKGASGSFKLSAPKGSAETKSKPKRVAKKSEVADKKPAEKKPASPKKPAAKKPAAKKPAAVKKAPTPKKVKTPAAKKADTAAKQKAVAQAKSLSKAKKATKSPAAKTKTPKPKTAKSPKAKAAAKK; from the coding sequence ATGGAGGACAAGACTAACTCCGGAAGCGCTGCAGTATCTGAGAACCCGTCGTCGGGCTCCAGTCCTGCGAAGAAGGCGGCGAAATCGAAGGCGAAAGCCCAACGATCGAAATCATCGCATCCTCCAACCTCCGAAATGGTGAACGCTGCTATCAAGGAGCTGAAGGATCGCAAAGGATCGTCGCTGCAAGCCATCAAGAAGTACATCGCGTCGACGTACAAGGTCGACGGCGAGAAGCTGGCGCCGTTCATCAAGAGGTATTTGAAGACAGCTGTCACTTCTGGAGCGGTCGTGCAAACCAAGGGAAAGGGTGCGTCTGGCTCGTTCAAGTTGTCCGCGCCGAAGGGCAGCGCCGAGACCAAGAGCAAACCTAAACGCGTGGCCAAGAAATCCGAGGTCGCCGACAAGAAGCCCGCCGAGAAAAAGCCAGCTAGCCCGAAAAAGCCCGCCGCCAAGAAACCAGCTGCGAAGAAACCCGCCGCAGTCAAGAAGGCTCCAACACCCAAGAAGGTGAAAACTCCTGCCGCAAAGAAGGCCGACACTGccgcgaaacagaaggctgtcGCTCAGGCTAAAAGCCTGTCGAAAGCCAAAAAAGCCACCAAATCCCCAGCGGCCAAGACGAAAACCCCGAAGCCGAAGACTGCTAAATCACCAAAAGCCAAGGCTGCCGCGAAGAAGTAA
- the LOC117221602 gene encoding histone H2A — protein MSGRGKGGKIKGKAKSRSNRAGLQFPVGRIHRLLRKGNYAERVGAGAPVYLAAVMEYLAAEVLELAGNAARDNKKTRIIPRHLQLAIRNDEELNKLLSGVTIAQGGVLPNIQAVLLPKKTEKKA, from the coding sequence ATGTCTGGACGCGGAAAAGGCGGCAAAATCAAGGGAAAGGCGAAGTCCCGTTCGAACAGAGCCGGTCTTCAATTCCCGGTCGGCCGTATCCATCGTCTCCTTCGCAAAGGCAACTACGCGGAACGTGTCGGTGCCGGTGCTCCCGTTTATTTGGCAGCTGTTATGGAGTATCTGGCCGCCGAAGTGTTGGAATTGGCGGGCAACGCTGCTCGCGACAACAAGAAGACCAGAATTATTCCCAGGCATTTACAACTGGCCATCAGGAATGACGAGGAGTTGAACAAGCTTCTTTCCGGAGTTACCATCGCTCAGGGTGGTGTTCTGCCAAACATTCAGGCTGTTCTCCTGCCCAAGAAGACCGAGAAGAAGGCTTAA